In Fusobacterium sp. DD2, the following are encoded in one genomic region:
- a CDS encoding HAD family phosphatase, which yields MIKNIIFDLGNVLINYDPHDFINKNVKEENREKFFKEIFQSKEWQDLDRGTLEYDEAVTIFSKRLPEERENIKKLFDNDIQDVLFVDKTNIKYLSTLKNKDYKLYILSNFHKNSFRKISEIHNFKSIFDGGVISYECHLLKPESNIYKAIIDKYGLIPEETVFIDDFLPNVQEAIKFNIHGIHLKNIKDLIKTLNNTLNI from the coding sequence ATGATAAAAAACATAATTTTTGACCTAGGTAATGTATTAATAAATTATGATCCACATGATTTTATTAATAAAAATGTTAAAGAGGAAAACAGGGAGAAATTTTTCAAGGAGATATTCCAAAGTAAAGAGTGGCAGGATTTAGATAGAGGTACTTTAGAATATGATGAAGCAGTGACGATTTTTAGTAAAAGACTCCCTGAAGAAAGAGAAAATATTAAGAAACTATTTGATAACGATATTCAAGACGTATTATTTGTAGATAAAACAAACATTAAATATTTATCAACTCTTAAAAATAAAGATTATAAACTTTATATATTGTCAAATTTTCATAAAAATTCATTTAGAAAGATTTCTGAAATTCATAACTTTAAATCTATTTTTGATGGAGGAGTCATTTCTTATGAATGTCATCTTTTGAAACCTGAGTCAAACATTTATAAAGCTATAATTGACAAATATGGATTAATCCCTGAAGAAACAGTATTTATTGATGATTTTCTTCCAAATGTTCAAGAGGCTATAAAATTTAACATTCATGGAATTCATCTTAAAAATATAAAAGATTTAATCAAAACCCTTAACAATACATTAAATATTTAA